One Felis catus isolate Fca126 chromosome D1, F.catus_Fca126_mat1.0, whole genome shotgun sequence DNA segment encodes these proteins:
- the CABP4 gene encoding calcium-binding protein 4, which translates to MATEQAKGQHGPDPQKPPVEAVASGSGAEGLPLTRRRSKKDRGLRGSRKGAGGSEEQTPIPGPEAPGSSKSLSGSGEGQEGTGPAAPRPAGRRQSHRHRPGTQHDAAQKTYGPLLNRIFGKDRELGPEELDELQAAFEEFDTDHDGYIGYRELGTCMRTLGYMPTEMELIEVSQHVKMRMGGRVDFEEFVELMGPKLREETAHMLGVRELRIAFREFDRDRDGRITVAELRQAAPALLGEPLAGPELDEMLREVDLNGDGTVDFDEFVMMLFTH; encoded by the exons ATGGCCACAGAACAGGCGAAGGGGCAGCATGGCCCAGACCCCCAGAAGCCTCCTGTGGAGGCTGTGGCTTCCGGGAGCGGTGCTGAGGGCCTGCCCTTGACCAGGAGGAGGAGCAAGAAGGACAGGGGACTCCGAGGGTCCCGGAAGGGTGCTGGTGGCTCCGAGGAGCAGACCCCCATCCCTGGCCCCGAGGCCCCAGGGAGCAGCAAGAGCCTCTCTGGGagtggagaagggcaggaggggacAGGCCCTGCAGCCCCCAGGCCAGCCGGTCGTCGCCAGTCTCACCGACACCGCCCTGGCACCCAGCACGATGCTGCCCAGAAGACATACGGGCCCCTGCTCAACCGCATCTTCGGGAAG GACCGCGAGCTGGGCCCCGAGGAGCTGGATG AGCTTCAGGCCGCCTTTGAAGAGTTTGACACTGACCATGACGGCTACATCGGCTACCGGGAGCTGGGCACCTGCATGCGGACGCTGGGCTACATGCCCACTGAGATGGAACTCATCGAGGTCTCCCAGCACGTCAAGATGCGAA TGGGTGGCCGCGTGGACTTCGAGGAGTTTGTGGAATTGATGGGCCCAAAGCTGAGGGAGGAGACAGCACACATGTTGGGGGTGCGGGAGCTGCGCATCGCCTTCCGAGAG TTTGACAGGGACAGAGATGGACGAATTACAGTGGCAGAGCTGCGGCAGGCAGCACCTGCTCTGCTGGGGGAGCCGCTGGCGGGTCCTGAGCTGGACGAGATGCTCCGAGAAGTGGACCTCAACGGGGATGGCACCGTAGACTTTGACG AGTTTGTGATGATGCTTTTCACCCACTGA